In Halobacterium sp. R2-5, the following are encoded in one genomic region:
- a CDS encoding class II histone deacetylase, with product MSELRVYYDDAALAHVAPDGEFDAPWTGRLAVREPHPDRPERIRNVVSIVRAELDDHATWADVDPATRAQIERVHDPAYVDEVRDWAAAGGGRLTPETGGNAESYRAAKVSAGGAVAAAERAVDAGLPEVPYALVRPSGHHAQRAQSDGFCFFNNVAVAAAHLLDTGRAERVAVLDWDVHHANGTQDIFYEREDVLVVSLHEDHDTWSEDTHPQTCDLTERGAGDGDGYTVNVPLPPGTGDDGYRYAMDALVEPILAAYGPDALLVSAGQDAGTMDPLGRNTVTKGGFEDLGAQAREFAAAHADGSLAVVQEGGYHLSHLAYATLGVLEGVLGRETGVEDPFAYIDGNTAAAERAVDEAIDAHREHWPLD from the coding sequence ATGTCGGAGCTCCGCGTCTACTACGACGACGCCGCGCTCGCACACGTCGCGCCCGACGGCGAGTTCGACGCGCCGTGGACGGGCCGGCTCGCGGTGCGCGAGCCCCACCCCGACCGCCCGGAGCGCATCCGAAACGTCGTCTCCATCGTCCGAGCGGAACTCGACGACCACGCGACGTGGGCGGACGTCGACCCGGCGACGCGCGCGCAGATCGAGCGCGTCCACGACCCCGCGTACGTCGACGAGGTCCGCGACTGGGCGGCGGCCGGCGGCGGTCGGCTCACCCCGGAAACGGGCGGGAACGCGGAGTCGTACCGAGCCGCGAAAGTCTCCGCTGGCGGCGCCGTCGCGGCCGCGGAGCGCGCCGTCGACGCGGGCCTCCCGGAGGTCCCGTACGCGCTCGTCCGGCCGAGCGGCCACCACGCCCAGCGCGCGCAGAGCGACGGCTTCTGCTTCTTCAACAACGTCGCCGTCGCCGCCGCGCACCTGCTCGACACGGGCCGCGCCGAGCGCGTCGCCGTCCTCGACTGGGACGTCCACCACGCGAACGGCACGCAGGACATCTTCTACGAGCGCGAGGACGTGCTCGTCGTGAGCCTCCACGAGGACCACGACACGTGGAGCGAGGACACCCACCCCCAGACCTGCGACCTCACGGAACGCGGCGCGGGCGACGGCGACGGCTACACGGTGAACGTGCCGCTGCCGCCGGGAACTGGCGACGACGGGTACCGCTACGCGATGGACGCGCTCGTCGAACCCATCCTCGCGGCCTACGGCCCGGACGCGCTGCTCGTGAGCGCGGGCCAGGACGCGGGGACGATGGACCCGCTCGGCCGAAATACGGTGACGAAGGGCGGCTTCGAGGACCTCGGCGCGCAGGCGCGGGAGTTCGCCGCGGCGCACGCGGACGGCTCGCTCGCCGTCGTGCAGGAGGGCGGCTACCACCTCAGCCACCTCGCGTACGCGACGCTCGGCGTGCTCGAAGGCGTGCTCGGTCGCGAGACGGGCGTCGAGGACCCGTTCGCGTACATCGACGGCAACACGGCGGCCGCGGAGCGCGCGGTCGACGAGGCAATCGACGCCCACCGCGAGCACTGGCCGCTCGACTGA
- a CDS encoding acetyl-CoA carboxylase biotin carboxylase subunit: protein MFEKVLVANRGEIAVRVMRACEELGIETVAVYSDADKHSGHVRYADEAYNVGPARAADSYLDHEAIIDAAQQADADAIHPGYGFLAENAEFAGKVEDTDGVMWVGPSAAAMEQLGEKTKARQTMRDADVPIVPGTTEPAESVDEVTAFGDEHGYPVAIKAEGGGGGRGMKIVRSAEEAEEQFESAQREGEAYFDNANVYLERYLENPRHIEVQIVGDEHGNVRHLGERDCSLQRRHQKVVEEGPSPALTDDLRERIGEAARRGADAAGYTNAGTFEFLVEDDPDREAGELLGEDADFYFLEVNTRIQVEHTVTEELTGIDIVKYQLRVAAGEELDFAQDDVELDGHAIEYRINAENAADEFAPATGGQLETYDPPGGIGVRVDDALRQGDDLVTDYDSMVAKLVVHGSDREETIARSQRALAEYDIEGIPTIVPFHRLMLTDDAFVGGTHTTKYLDEHLDPERIDEAQERWGTEPAGGDGDEDVVERDFTVEVNGKRFEVNLEERGAAKLATGGDAGSGGQPPQPAGGRDDDAGTAVEGSGETVESEMQGTILSVDVDEGDEVEPGDVLVVLEAMKMENDVVASRGGTVTQVAVEEGDSVDMGDVLVVLD from the coding sequence ATGTTCGAGAAGGTCCTCGTCGCGAACCGCGGCGAAATCGCCGTCCGCGTGATGCGGGCGTGCGAGGAGCTCGGTATCGAGACAGTCGCGGTCTACAGCGACGCCGACAAGCACTCGGGTCACGTCCGGTACGCCGACGAGGCGTACAACGTCGGGCCCGCACGCGCCGCCGACTCGTACCTCGATCACGAGGCCATCATCGACGCCGCCCAGCAGGCGGACGCCGACGCCATCCATCCGGGCTACGGTTTCCTCGCGGAGAACGCCGAGTTCGCCGGGAAGGTCGAGGACACCGACGGCGTCATGTGGGTGGGGCCGTCGGCGGCCGCGATGGAGCAGCTCGGCGAGAAGACGAAGGCCCGCCAGACGATGCGGGACGCCGACGTCCCCATCGTCCCCGGGACCACCGAGCCCGCGGAGTCCGTCGACGAGGTCACGGCGTTCGGCGACGAGCACGGCTACCCCGTCGCCATCAAGGCGGAGGGCGGCGGCGGCGGCCGCGGGATGAAAATCGTGCGCAGCGCCGAGGAGGCCGAGGAGCAGTTCGAGTCCGCCCAGCGCGAGGGCGAGGCGTACTTCGACAACGCCAACGTCTACCTGGAGCGCTACCTGGAGAACCCCCGCCACATCGAAGTCCAGATCGTCGGCGACGAGCACGGGAACGTCCGGCACCTCGGCGAACGTGACTGCTCGCTGCAGCGCCGCCACCAGAAGGTCGTCGAGGAGGGTCCGAGCCCCGCGCTCACCGACGACCTCCGGGAGCGAATCGGGGAGGCCGCACGCCGCGGCGCCGACGCCGCCGGCTACACGAACGCTGGCACGTTCGAGTTCCTCGTGGAGGACGACCCCGACCGGGAGGCCGGCGAGCTGCTCGGCGAGGACGCGGACTTCTACTTCCTCGAAGTGAACACCCGGATTCAGGTCGAGCACACCGTCACGGAGGAGCTGACGGGCATCGATATCGTGAAGTACCAGCTCCGGGTCGCCGCCGGCGAGGAACTGGACTTCGCGCAGGACGACGTCGAACTCGACGGGCACGCCATCGAGTACCGCATCAACGCGGAGAACGCAGCAGACGAGTTCGCGCCCGCGACGGGCGGCCAGCTCGAGACGTACGACCCGCCGGGCGGTATCGGCGTGCGCGTCGACGACGCGCTCCGGCAGGGCGACGACCTCGTCACCGACTACGACTCGATGGTCGCGAAGCTCGTCGTCCACGGCAGCGACCGCGAGGAGACCATCGCGCGCTCGCAGCGCGCGCTCGCCGAGTACGACATCGAGGGCATCCCGACCATCGTGCCGTTCCACCGGCTGATGCTCACCGACGACGCGTTCGTCGGCGGCACGCACACGACGAAGTACCTCGACGAGCACCTCGACCCCGAGCGCATCGACGAGGCCCAGGAGCGGTGGGGCACGGAGCCCGCGGGCGGCGACGGCGACGAGGACGTCGTCGAGCGGGACTTCACCGTCGAGGTCAACGGCAAGCGCTTCGAGGTCAACCTCGAGGAGCGCGGCGCCGCGAAGCTCGCGACCGGCGGCGACGCCGGGAGCGGCGGCCAGCCCCCGCAGCCGGCGGGCGGGCGGGACGACGACGCCGGGACGGCCGTCGAGGGCAGCGGGGAGACCGTCGAGTCCGAGATGCAGGGGACGATTCTCTCCGTCGACGTCGACGAGGGCGACGAGGTCGAGCCCGGCGACGTGCTCGTGGTGCTGGAGGCGATGAAGATGGAGAACGACGTGGTCGCCTCCCGCGGCGGCACCGTCACTCAGGTCGCCGTCGAGGAAGGCGACAGCGTCGACATGGGCGACGTGCTCGTGGTGCTCGACTAG
- a CDS encoding acc operon protein, whose product MAVTDPDISIPDDATDEEAAAIAAAVSAHLARLEAEAPDGDDEETWDGKKWAFAGRIAGLDGHGRRVPDGAPTDAWAAAGRRDRF is encoded by the coding sequence ATGGCCGTGACCGACCCCGACATCTCGATTCCCGACGACGCGACCGACGAGGAAGCCGCCGCCATCGCGGCCGCGGTGAGCGCGCACCTCGCGCGCCTCGAAGCCGAGGCCCCCGACGGCGACGACGAGGAGACGTGGGACGGGAAGAAGTGGGCGTTCGCCGGCCGCATCGCCGGCCTCGACGGCCACGGGCGCCGCGTCCCGGACGGCGCGCCGACGGACGCGTGGGCCGCCGCGGGCCGCCGCGACCGGTTCTGA
- a CDS encoding cyclase family protein: MQVDLSHRIETGMQTFPGDPAVAVDEHATHEEDGFHVDAVACGSHTGTHVDAPSHVIPGGSDLDAFPVERFAFDAVRVDCRDLGARDPIPESRVPDADAGLAAFWTGWDAHWNTDRYLDHPYLSPEAAAACRRRGFDVAVDALNPDPTPSPNARDDEPTGFQAHHALLGDDLLILENLTNLGRVGERFELRAYPLALASDGAPVRAVGVDRET; encoded by the coding sequence GTGCAGGTCGACCTGAGTCACCGAATCGAGACCGGGATGCAGACGTTCCCGGGCGACCCCGCGGTCGCCGTCGACGAGCACGCCACCCACGAGGAAGACGGCTTCCACGTCGACGCCGTCGCGTGCGGCAGCCACACCGGCACTCACGTGGACGCGCCGTCGCACGTGATTCCGGGCGGCAGCGACCTCGACGCGTTCCCCGTGGAGCGGTTCGCCTTCGACGCCGTGCGCGTCGACTGCCGCGACCTCGGCGCGCGCGACCCCATCCCCGAATCCCGCGTCCCCGACGCCGACGCGGGCCTCGCGGCGTTCTGGACGGGCTGGGACGCTCACTGGAACACGGACCGCTACCTCGACCACCCCTACCTCTCGCCAGAGGCGGCAGCGGCCTGCCGTCGACGCGGGTTCGACGTCGCCGTCGACGCGCTCAACCCCGACCCGACGCCGTCGCCGAACGCCCGCGACGACGAGCCGACGGGCTTCCAGGCCCACCACGCGCTGCTCGGCGACGACCTGCTGATTCTGGAGAACCTCACGAACCTCGGTCGCGTCGGCGAGCGGTTCGAACTCCGCGCGTACCCGCTCGCGCTCGCCAGCGACGGCGCCCCCGTGCGGGCGGTCGGCGTCGACCGCGAGACGTAG
- a CDS encoding acyl-CoA carboxylase subunit beta, translating into MEERIEELREKTERALLGGGEDRIESQHEKGKMTARERIDYFLDDGTFNEFDQLRTHRSHNFGMEEKQLPGDGVVTGYGEVNGRTVFVFAHDFTVFGGSLGEVFAEKVCKVMDKAMEVGAPVVGLNDSAGARIQEGVDSLGGFAEIFTRNEKASGVVPQISAIMGPCAGGAVYSPAITDFIFMVKDTSHMFITGPDVIETVTGEEVGFEELGGATTHSSESGVAHFACDSEEEALDNIKRLLSYLPQNNVEDPPRVEPYDDPERRDDALESIVPDEPRKPYDMTDVVDSVVDENSFFEVQENYAKNMVVGFARLDGRSVGVVANQPRVSAGTLDIEASEKASRFVRFCDSFNVPIVTFVDVPGFMPGTDQEHNGIIRHGAKLLYAYSEASVPLLTVITRKAYGGAYDVMASKHLGADVNYAWPTAEIAVMGPKGAVNVLYREELADAENPDELREQLIDEYREEFANPYTAADRGYLDAVIEPTETRPRLIQDLEMLASKREDTPEKKHGNIPL; encoded by the coding sequence ATGGAAGAGCGCATCGAGGAACTGCGCGAGAAGACCGAGCGTGCACTCCTCGGCGGCGGCGAGGACCGCATCGAGTCCCAGCACGAGAAGGGGAAGATGACCGCCCGGGAGCGCATCGACTACTTCCTCGACGACGGCACCTTCAACGAGTTCGACCAGCTGCGCACCCACCGCAGCCACAACTTCGGGATGGAGGAGAAACAGCTCCCCGGCGACGGCGTCGTGACGGGCTACGGCGAGGTCAACGGCCGCACCGTCTTCGTGTTCGCCCACGACTTCACCGTCTTCGGCGGCAGCCTCGGCGAGGTGTTCGCCGAGAAAGTCTGCAAGGTCATGGACAAGGCCATGGAGGTGGGCGCGCCCGTCGTCGGCCTGAACGACTCCGCGGGCGCCCGCATCCAGGAGGGCGTCGACTCGCTGGGCGGGTTCGCGGAGATCTTCACGCGCAACGAGAAGGCCAGCGGCGTCGTCCCCCAGATTTCGGCCATCATGGGGCCGTGCGCGGGCGGCGCGGTGTACTCGCCCGCCATCACGGACTTCATCTTCATGGTGAAAGACACCAGCCACATGTTCATCACGGGGCCGGACGTCATCGAGACGGTCACCGGCGAGGAGGTCGGCTTCGAGGAGCTCGGCGGCGCGACCACCCACTCTTCCGAATCCGGGGTCGCGCACTTCGCCTGCGACAGCGAGGAGGAGGCCCTCGACAACATCAAGCGCCTGCTCTCCTACCTCCCGCAGAACAACGTCGAGGACCCGCCCCGCGTGGAGCCCTACGACGACCCCGAGCGCCGCGACGACGCCCTCGAGAGCATCGTCCCCGACGAGCCCCGCAAGCCCTACGACATGACCGACGTCGTGGACAGCGTCGTCGACGAGAACTCCTTCTTCGAGGTCCAGGAGAACTACGCGAAGAACATGGTCGTCGGGTTCGCGCGCCTCGACGGCCGCTCGGTGGGCGTGGTCGCCAACCAGCCCCGCGTGAGCGCGGGCACCCTCGACATCGAGGCCTCCGAGAAGGCCAGCCGGTTCGTGCGCTTCTGCGACTCCTTCAACGTCCCCATCGTCACGTTCGTCGACGTCCCCGGGTTCATGCCGGGGACCGACCAGGAGCACAACGGCATCATCCGCCACGGAGCGAAGCTGCTGTACGCGTACTCCGAGGCGAGCGTGCCGCTGCTGACGGTCATCACGCGGAAGGCGTACGGCGGCGCCTACGACGTGATGGCCTCCAAGCACCTCGGCGCGGACGTCAACTACGCGTGGCCGACCGCCGAAATCGCCGTGATGGGGCCGAAGGGCGCCGTCAACGTCCTCTACCGCGAGGAGCTCGCGGACGCCGAAAATCCGGACGAGCTCCGCGAGCAGCTCATCGACGAGTACCGCGAGGAGTTCGCGAACCCGTACACGGCCGCCGACCGCGGCTACCTCGACGCCGTCATCGAGCCGACAGAGACCCGGCCGCGCCTGATTCAGGACCTGGAGATGCTCGCGAGCAAGCGCGAGGACACCCCCGAGAAGAAACACGGGAACATCCCGCTGTGA
- a CDS encoding pyridoxal phosphate-dependent aminotransferase, with protein MTREAHRHGAINLSQGIPDVDEAPAEIKQAAKDAIDAESQYTITWGLPDLRESISERYADWKGVDYDPETEVTVTTGTSEALVSTMLALAEPGDEVVYFEPVYESYIPAVRFAGAEPVPIDITDTLELPEERLEAAAEDASILVLNTPMNPTGKVFTREELERIEEIVFEHDLLVVTDEIYEHIVYDDDYLSPVEVGDLAARTVVCTGMSKTFSVTGWRVGFCLAPEYLSRELRKVHDYTTICAPTPFQRAGVKALSLPESYYTDLSDSYEERRDVLCEGLEEAGLDPVVPDGAYYVMARYPTDESDAEFSRRLVREAGVAVVPGSSFYTDEDAESGWVRFTFSRDEETIREAVNRLQENRWW; from the coding sequence ATGACCCGCGAGGCCCACCGCCACGGCGCCATCAACCTCTCGCAGGGCATCCCGGACGTCGACGAGGCGCCCGCCGAAATCAAGCAGGCGGCGAAGGACGCCATCGACGCGGAGAGCCAGTACACCATCACCTGGGGGCTCCCGGACCTCCGGGAGTCCATCTCGGAGCGGTACGCCGACTGGAAGGGCGTCGACTACGACCCGGAGACGGAGGTGACCGTCACCACGGGCACCAGCGAGGCGCTCGTCTCGACGATGCTCGCGCTCGCCGAGCCCGGCGACGAAGTCGTCTACTTCGAGCCGGTGTACGAGAGCTACATCCCCGCGGTGCGGTTCGCGGGCGCCGAGCCCGTCCCCATCGACATCACGGACACGCTCGAACTCCCCGAGGAGCGGCTCGAAGCCGCCGCCGAGGACGCCAGCATCCTCGTGTTGAACACGCCGATGAACCCCACGGGGAAGGTGTTCACCCGGGAGGAGCTCGAACGCATCGAGGAGATCGTCTTCGAGCACGACCTGCTCGTGGTGACGGACGAGATCTACGAGCACATCGTCTACGACGACGACTACCTCAGCCCCGTGGAGGTCGGCGACCTCGCGGCGCGCACGGTCGTCTGCACGGGGATGTCGAAGACGTTCAGCGTCACCGGCTGGCGCGTCGGCTTCTGTCTCGCGCCCGAGTACCTCTCCCGGGAGCTCCGGAAGGTCCACGACTACACCACCATCTGTGCGCCGACGCCGTTCCAGCGCGCGGGCGTGAAGGCGCTCTCGCTACCCGAGTCCTACTACACCGACCTCTCGGACTCCTACGAGGAGCGCCGGGACGTCCTCTGCGAGGGGCTCGAAGAAGCGGGCCTCGACCCGGTCGTCCCGGACGGCGCGTACTACGTGATGGCGCGGTACCCGACTGACGAGTCGGACGCGGAGTTCAGCCGCCGGCTCGTCCGCGAAGCCGGCGTCGCCGTCGTCCCCGGCAGCAGTTTCTACACGGACGAGGACGCCGAATCCGGCTGGGTGCGGTTCACGTTCTCCCGGGACGAGGAGACGATTCGGGAGGCCGTGAATCGGCTGCAGGAGAACCGCTGGTGGTGA
- the speB gene encoding agmatinase, whose product MTAPQDRASAFRESTPGAGVELAYAGIDTFLDGDLRDVDDVGDVEAAVFGVPYDGAVSNRPGTRYGPGAIREASNWWAYLSAYKGALTNMRTGDQIDFDDFSVADVGDVPLFPMDAEKTAESITAHAATVASQTFPVMLGGDHYCTFPSFRGFVEGSGHDSVGFVQIDAHTDTVSESPLFGTDFHGSSTARIADLPAVDYDSVSQVGIRGYESPDFFEFADESGLNLYTMADVEDRGIAPVVEDAVEAAAEDTDAVYVTFDIDAVDPGFAPGTGTPTPGGLTPHQALDTMAILGSHDAVGAVDMMEVAPRYDSTEGTERLAAYLLVRLLEQKFAV is encoded by the coding sequence ATGACGGCGCCCCAGGACCGCGCGTCGGCGTTCCGGGAGTCGACGCCCGGCGCCGGCGTCGAACTCGCGTACGCCGGCATCGACACGTTCCTCGACGGCGACCTCCGCGACGTCGACGACGTCGGTGACGTCGAGGCGGCCGTCTTCGGCGTCCCGTACGACGGCGCGGTGTCGAACCGCCCGGGCACGCGGTACGGCCCCGGCGCGATCCGCGAGGCGAGCAACTGGTGGGCGTACCTCTCGGCGTACAAGGGCGCGCTCACGAACATGCGGACCGGCGACCAGATCGACTTCGACGACTTCTCCGTGGCGGACGTCGGCGACGTGCCGCTGTTCCCGATGGACGCCGAGAAGACCGCCGAGAGCATCACCGCCCACGCTGCCACGGTGGCGTCCCAGACGTTCCCCGTCATGCTCGGCGGCGACCACTACTGCACGTTCCCGTCGTTCCGCGGGTTCGTCGAAGGCAGCGGCCACGACAGCGTCGGCTTCGTGCAGATCGACGCGCACACGGACACCGTCTCGGAGAGCCCGCTGTTCGGCACCGACTTCCACGGCTCCAGCACCGCGCGAATCGCGGACCTCCCCGCTGTCGACTACGACTCGGTCAGTCAGGTCGGCATCCGCGGCTACGAGTCCCCGGACTTCTTCGAGTTCGCCGACGAGAGCGGGCTGAACCTCTACACGATGGCGGACGTCGAGGACCGCGGCATCGCGCCCGTCGTGGAGGACGCAGTCGAGGCGGCCGCAGAGGACACCGACGCGGTGTACGTCACGTTCGACATCGACGCCGTCGACCCCGGGTTCGCGCCCGGCACCGGCACGCCGACGCCCGGCGGCCTGACGCCACACCAGGCGCTGGACACGATGGCGATTCTCGGCAGCCACGACGCCGTCGGCGCCGTCGACATGATGGAGGTGGCGCCCCGGTACGACTCCACGGAAGGCACCGAGCGCCTCGCCGCGTACCTGCTCGTGCGACTCCTCGAACAGAAGTTCGCCGTCTAA
- a CDS encoding sodium-dependent transporter, which produces MTRESWQTRLGFILAAVGSAVGLGNLWRFPWMTSENGGAAFLVVYLGIILLVGVPGLLAEFVIGRRSRRNPVGALSELSESKYWSAFGHVFVVTAVVLLSFYSVVGGWIVRYFAESFTGAYFANPGAHFEAVNYGLEAVAFHLVFLAITAFIVHRGVRNGIETATKLMMPAIVVLLAGLAVWGVTLDGAAEGVSFFLSPDVAYLQANFLDILPAAAGQALFTLSLGAGTMLTYASYLGEDRSLAADGAAIAVLNTLVGVLAGVAVFPILFALGAGAGGGGPGALFVSLAGALEALPYGRVVGVVFFGVVLLAALSSSISMLEIPVSFLVDEYGVSRRAAVGGLVGLFAVTGSVCALDADIFGVVAGPVVDLLLTGGLVGFLLFAGWVLGTTATEELGRGAGSLTRSLSTPWLYAVGVAIPVFLIFTFVSGLADALGVAVAPLSLLGVTVDQTQVFLLVTAALAVASFLGLRRSQSVL; this is translated from the coding sequence ATGACACGTGAGTCCTGGCAGACCCGGCTCGGGTTCATCCTCGCGGCCGTCGGTTCGGCGGTCGGCCTCGGGAACCTCTGGCGGTTCCCGTGGATGACGAGCGAGAACGGCGGCGCGGCGTTCCTCGTCGTCTACCTCGGCATCATCCTGCTGGTCGGCGTCCCCGGCCTGCTGGCAGAGTTCGTCATCGGGCGGCGCTCCCGACGCAACCCCGTGGGCGCGCTCTCCGAGCTCTCGGAGTCGAAGTACTGGTCGGCGTTCGGGCACGTCTTCGTCGTCACCGCCGTCGTGTTGCTGTCGTTCTACAGCGTCGTCGGCGGGTGGATCGTCCGGTACTTCGCGGAGAGCTTCACGGGCGCGTACTTCGCCAACCCCGGCGCGCACTTCGAGGCCGTCAACTACGGACTCGAGGCGGTGGCGTTTCACCTCGTCTTCCTCGCCATCACCGCGTTCATCGTCCACCGGGGCGTCCGCAACGGCATCGAGACCGCGACGAAACTGATGATGCCCGCCATCGTCGTGCTGCTGGCCGGCCTCGCCGTCTGGGGCGTCACGCTCGACGGCGCCGCCGAGGGCGTCTCGTTCTTCCTCTCGCCGGACGTCGCGTACCTGCAAGCGAACTTCCTGGACATCCTCCCCGCGGCCGCGGGCCAGGCGCTGTTCACGCTGTCGCTGGGCGCCGGGACGATGCTCACGTACGCGTCCTACCTCGGCGAGGACCGCTCGCTGGCCGCCGACGGCGCCGCCATCGCGGTGCTCAACACGCTCGTCGGCGTGCTCGCGGGCGTCGCCGTCTTCCCCATCCTGTTCGCGCTCGGCGCGGGCGCGGGCGGCGGCGGCCCCGGCGCGCTGTTCGTCAGCCTCGCGGGCGCTCTCGAAGCGCTCCCGTACGGCCGGGTCGTCGGCGTCGTCTTCTTCGGCGTCGTGCTGCTCGCCGCGCTGTCATCGTCGATCTCGATGCTGGAGATTCCGGTCTCCTTCCTCGTCGACGAGTACGGCGTCTCGCGGCGCGCGGCGGTCGGCGGCCTCGTCGGCCTGTTCGCCGTCACCGGCAGCGTCTGCGCGCTCGACGCCGACATCTTCGGCGTCGTCGCCGGGCCGGTCGTCGACCTCCTGCTGACCGGCGGGCTGGTCGGCTTCCTGCTGTTCGCCGGCTGGGTGCTCGGCACGACCGCGACCGAGGAGCTCGGCCGCGGCGCCGGGTCGCTGACGCGCTCGCTGTCGACGCCGTGGCTGTACGCCGTCGGCGTCGCCATCCCCGTGTTCCTCATCTTCACGTTCGTCTCCGGGCTCGCCGACGCGCTCGGTGTCGCCGTCGCGCCGCTGTCGCTGCTCGGCGTCACCGTCGACCAGACGCAGGTGTTCCTCCTCGTCACCGCCGCGCTCGCCGTCGCCTCCTTCCTCGGGCTGCGCCGGTCCCAGTCCGTGCTGTAG
- a CDS encoding sodium-dependent transporter codes for MAERETWTTRIGFIFAAVGSAVGLGNIWSFPFQTGSNGGAAFLVVYLAIVFLFGFPAMLMEFVIGRGSNQNPISAFRELGFGSWSFAGTLGVLSSMVTLAFYSVIGGWVLSYIAGSATGAYFGNAGGFFGSVSASPLAVGTHAIFMGITIGIVAFGVENGIERATKFMIPAIVVLLLGLGVWGTTLDGASAAYTYYLSPDFGYIADNLASIIPSAVGQAFFTLSLGFSVMIAYASYLGRDDSLPADGGAIVVINTLVALLAGFVVFPVLFANGIDPGSGGIPTTFVSLATAFGELPGGKLLGVVFFVVLLLAALSSAISLLETPTSYIVDKYDYGRKTVAGALGGFIFLLGVPTALSTSTLSWYNAIVFSLLLPLVVLLFSLFVGWIAYGPATEELGLGSSFGDGFTTLWLWWVRLVIPAGIGLTLVLGVQDLLVKAGVLDAAIILA; via the coding sequence ATGGCAGAACGAGAGACCTGGACCACGAGAATCGGCTTCATCTTCGCCGCCGTCGGATCGGCGGTGGGGCTCGGGAACATCTGGTCGTTCCCGTTCCAGACGGGGTCGAACGGCGGGGCCGCGTTCCTCGTCGTCTACCTCGCGATCGTCTTCCTGTTCGGCTTCCCGGCGATGCTGATGGAGTTCGTCATCGGCCGCGGCAGCAACCAGAACCCCATCTCGGCGTTCCGCGAACTCGGCTTCGGTAGCTGGTCGTTCGCCGGCACGCTGGGCGTCCTCTCCTCGATGGTGACGCTCGCGTTCTACAGCGTCATCGGCGGCTGGGTGCTCAGCTACATCGCCGGTAGCGCCACCGGCGCGTACTTCGGCAACGCCGGTGGCTTCTTCGGCTCCGTGTCCGCCAGCCCGCTGGCCGTCGGCACGCACGCCATCTTCATGGGCATCACCATCGGCATCGTCGCGTTCGGCGTCGAGAACGGCATCGAGCGCGCGACCAAGTTCATGATTCCCGCCATCGTCGTGTTGCTCCTCGGCCTCGGCGTCTGGGGGACGACGCTCGACGGCGCCAGCGCGGCGTACACCTACTACCTGTCGCCCGACTTCGGCTACATCGCCGACAACCTCGCGTCCATCATCCCGTCCGCCGTCGGGCAGGCGTTCTTCACGCTGTCGCTCGGGTTCAGCGTGATGATAGCGTACGCTTCCTACCTCGGGCGCGACGACAGCCTCCCCGCGGACGGCGGCGCCATCGTCGTCATCAACACGCTCGTCGCGCTGCTCGCCGGGTTCGTCGTCTTCCCCGTGCTGTTCGCCAACGGCATCGACCCGGGCTCCGGCGGCATCCCGACCACGTTCGTCAGCCTCGCAACCGCGTTCGGCGAACTCCCCGGCGGTAAGCTTCTCGGCGTCGTGTTCTTCGTCGTGCTGCTGCTCGCCGCGCTGTCCAGCGCGATCAGCCTGCTGGAGACGCCGACGTCGTACATCGTCGACAAGTACGACTACGGCCGCAAGACCGTCGCGGGCGCGCTCGGCGGGTTCATCTTCCTGCTCGGCGTGCCGACCGCGCTGTCGACGAGCACCCTCAGCTGGTACAACGCCATCGTGTTCAGCCTGCTGCTGCCGTTGGTCGTGCTGCTGTTCTCGCTGTTCGTCGGCTGGATCGCGTACGGCCCCGCGACCGAGGAGCTCGGTCTCGGGAGCTCGTTCGGCGACGGCTTCACCACGCTGTGGCTGTGGTGGGTGCGCCTCGTTATCCCGGCCGGCATCGGCCTCACGCTCGTCCTGGGCGTCCAGGACCTCCTCGTGAAGGCGGGCGTCCTCGACGCCGCGATCATCCTCGCCTAG